One window of the Psilocybe cubensis strain MGC-MH-2018 chromosome 12, whole genome shotgun sequence genome contains the following:
- a CDS encoding 1-phosphatidylinositol 3-phosphate 5-kinase FAB1 yields the protein MSQHKPLPDLPPNYALSVESRNHRAGLIRHFLEDIHEPGIEARRDGWVCVFEEALDEMSEEIERENWLAAVKRGKQLKKSLGKPSSSSKTIRATPVRAPPEAAKDSSKEDTTAGSQTSKDDTNILASTSTGPSPFQRLFDLNSRPHIPAGKHRPGHLLLCLSPHGRRLPLPTEDSGFDVLPANIGCTFSPATFTLKKTETESETTILYGLDGLEHDYLDTQLRLIGGTFTLKGVNSPMQHMLLSKVLRLAIYIHLALILEQRLLRDSGVEVKFTRPKLPVPSPSTPSNPALEKGVNQWRPTRPKMRNIPSSFTNFFMKRSLSHRSQTINSVGRGGSLDLTVNLVHAPTVDIPVDSSPRRSTDGHGFSGLRLNRFSFLGERRLSLRRSTHSSTPVDSGAITPSLPFVVALKRIEESKGFLSTSPGVILNAPKLLVDLADKENLSIADLENQPPKRRLKGDERLALTSLLGWDGKDAEGRGMSGILGFVRQQQISVLCSTHVPPVAPAKTPANVAPSPSLTNTSDIPSQGSSTFTTNSTASSSSGASVATVSPNNVKTPPFNLPTSGLSPCGKPHWITYRYYSNGDSTLGEWIEEFTKSSNLPCDRPECKFTRGQHEIRVIHDGVRITFRSSKTSTEAKKDEGETEGKSKEEKPVGTHDANEINDEQHISVWETCAVCNASTSRKLMDDGTYLISYAKFLELIIYSPSIHVLTPPLCDHTNPSSGPSNSLHPSRFNIIRHFSTPLGQISLSLSKIEDIFEFRVPRLQITRGTERSSPTPTRYDSKPEPETTVDKKKFLRKEIKRWWEGVADHIDKIEKVLNSEDATQKALPRLPSIDDEYAAFDVTAEGSGSVTPRAVSPLPSLPPTAPNSPSKDHGPNTSYFTTQSSVSTDTQASKAPTVPPKEDPGRLLSTLRHNFQKIEQSLYSQLAKTPETSLNDVRRSFIATGKGTQKRLKAWQKKHLSSSKAKEVGDLIAEEPEWWGKGCHAVPGGNIIVREDDWGSIIAHTLSTTDYQLELANLSIARAAFGASQPAATPRTITDSGTSSFFSVAAGYRLFASSSSKNQPDPDQEDVVWNEPEQYSAVISRKEHTRDPTSLLSIRDVLRQTSIPEQPSGTTTPSRFASLSNATAQIITGTKPTAVKAKANVGISKEAVDGTMDTSDSVETGIQLLQDLENSIPSPPPSVDSEKPSTGIVETHIRRVKDSSVVSANSAESQVTVGKDDIPPPLPPKDGQKTPNSVSSPSTPIPVTPEASAKSETVHHSTASGFASTLAHGINSAVRYVLHSETLSQPSTPPPPSSAKKHHALLADITTFDERPHIKYDWTIGKRLKFSCTVYYAKQFDVLRKRCGISDGFVQSLSRSTNWAAEGGKSKSNFWQTSDKRFVIKTLVNAWNVADLQVLVDLAPSYFRYMDATASRATVLAKLIGFYTVEIRNLETGAVQSKADLLVMENLFFDKKISKTFDLKGIQGRKVRSHGDTTKTLFDGEWIEGQQRTLTLVRPHSKLVLHEAIKHDAEFLSKSNIMDYSLLLGIDEEKKEIVCGLVDTIGSYTFAKTLEYKAKQGLQSGKEVTVMPPTEYQDRFVNALEGYFVACPDKWSKPLDESLVIHDPCLLPSIL from the exons ATGTCCCAGCACAAACCTCTTCCAGATCTGCCGCCAAACTATGCATTGTCAGTAGAATCACGAAATCACCGTGCAGGTCTCATTCGACATTTCTTGGAAGATATTCATGAACCTGGAATCGAGGCGCGTCGCGATGGATGGGTGTGCGTGTTTGAGGAGGCTTTGGACGAGATGAGCGAGGAAATAGAACGCGAAAACTGGCTGGCAGCGGTGAAGCGAGGAAAACAGTTGAAAAAGAGTCTCGGGAAACCCTCGTCAAGCTCCAAAACCATTCGAGCGACCCCCGTCAGAGCACCACCTGAAGCAGCCAAGGATAGTTCCAAGGAAGATACCACTGCTGGCTCCCAGACTAGCAAAGATGATACCAACATTCTAGCCTCCACATCCACCGGACCTTCTCCTTTCCAACGCCTCTTTGACTTAAATTCTCGCCCGCACATACCTGCAGGAAAGCACCGTCCTGGGCATCTACTACTCTGCTTGTCACCACATGGAAGACGACTGCCTTTGCCAACCGAAGATAGCGGTTTCGACGTCCTACCTGCTAACATAGGATGTACTTTCTCACCTGCAACGTTCACTCTGAAGAAAACCGAAACCGAGTCGGAGACCACTATTTTGTACGGGCTAGATGGGCTAGAAC ATGATTATCTTGACACCCAGTTACGGTTAATTGGAGGAACATTTACATTGAAGGGCGTGAATTCCCCCATGCAACATATGCTACTTTCAAAGGTCCTTCGCCTTGCGATATACATTCACCTGGCTCTGATTCTTGAGCAACGTCTTCTTCGTGACAGTGGAGTGGAAGTTAAATTCACTCGGCCTAAACTTCCCGTACCATCACCATCGACACCCAGCAACCCCGCATTGGAGAAAGGGGTCAATCAATGGAGGCCGACCCGTCCCAAAATGCGGAATATCCCATCGAGTTTCACGAATTTCTTCATGAAGAGAAGTCTGAGCCACAGGTCACAAACAATAAATTCCGTTGGGCGTGGGGGTTCTCTAGATTTAACCGTGAACCTCGTTCATGCTCCGACAGTTGATATTCCAGTAGATTCATCTCCCCGCAGATCAACTGATGGACATGGATTCAGCGGGTTGCGCCTTAATCGGTTCTCGTTTCTAGGAGAACGTCGTTTATCTCTGCGGAGATCGACACATTCCTCTACTCCAGTCGATAGCGGGGCTATCACGCCATCCTTACCCTTTGTTGTTGCTTTGAAGCGTATTGAAGAATCCAAAGGTTTTTTGTCAACATCCCCGGGTGTCATACTCAACGCCCCTAAACTTCTCGTGGACTTGGCCGACAAGGAGAATCTTAGTATCGCTGACCTTGAGAATCAGCCACCCAAAAGGCGACTCAAAGGCGACGAAAGACTGGCTTTGACGAGTTTGTTAGGTTGGGATGGAAAGGACGCAGAAGGACGCGGAATGTCTGGTATCCTCGGTTTCGTTCGCCAACAACAAATTTCAGTGTTATGTTCAACCCACGTGCCTCCGGTCGCTCCCGCCAAGACTCCCGCCAATGTTgctccatctccatccttGACGAACACGTCTGATATTCCCAGTCAAGGCTCCTCCACCTTTACAACGAATAGTACGGCATCCTCCTCAAGTGGGGCATCTGTTGCCACAGTCTCTCCCAACAACGTCAAGACACCTCCTTTTAACCTACCTACGTCCGGTCTGTCACCTTGCGGTAAACCACACTGGATAACATATCGATATTATTCGAATGGCGATAGTACATTGGGTGAATGGATCGAAGAATTCACAAAGTCAAGTAATTTACCTTGTGATAGGCCGGAATGTAAATTTACCAGGGGACAACACGAGATTAGAGTTATTCATGACGGAGTCAGGATCACATTCCGTTCCTCTAAGACTTCAACGGAAGCAAAGAAGGACGAAGGAGAGACCGAAGGGAAgtcgaaggaggagaagccaGTTGGCACCCACGATGCAAATGAAATTAACGACGAACAGCATATTAGCGTGTGGGAGACCTGTGCTGTCTGTAATGCAAGCACTTCAAGAAAATTAATGGACGATGGAACCTA CTTAATCTCATACGCTAAATTTCTTGAACTCATTATTTATTCGCCATCAATACACGTTTTGACGCCTCCCCTGTGCGACCACACAAATCCATCGTCTGGGCCGTCGAATTCCCTTCATCCATCTAGGTTCAACATTATCCGACATTTCTCTACACCCCTTGGTCAAATATCGCTGTCGCTTTCGAAGATCGAGGACATCTTTGAATTCAGGGTGCCTCGATTGCAAATAACCCGTGGGACTGAAAGATCATCCCCTACTCCCACCAGATACGATTCAAAACCAGAACCTGAGACAACCGtagacaaaaagaaatttCTGAGGAAAGAGATTAAAAGATGGTGGGAAGGAGTCGCGGACCACATTGACAAAATA GAGAAAGTCCTGAACTCCGAGGACGCTACTCAGAAGGCATTGCCACGTTTGCCGTCAATAGACGATGAATATGCTGCCTTTGATGTTACTGCTGAAGGATCCGGGTCAGTTACCCCAAGAGCCGTTTCTCCTTTGCCTTCTTTGCCACCGACGGCCCCCAATTCTCCGTCAAAAGATCATGGGCCAAATACATCATACTTCACCACCCAATCCAGTGTCAGCACGGATACGCAGGCATCGAAAGCGCCAACAGTGCCACCTAAAGAGGATCCGGGGCGACTGCTTTCCACGTTGCGACATAACTTCCAAAAGATTGAACAATCTCTCTACAGCCAATTAGCGAAGACACCCGAAACATCTTTGAATGATGTTAGAAGGTCTTTCATTGCGACTGGGAAAGGCACACAGAAAAGACTCAAAGCGTGGCAGAAGAAACATCTTTCCAGTTCGAAAGCGAAGGAAGTGGGTGATTTGATCGCCGAAGAGCCAGAATGGTGGGGTAAAGGATGTCACGCTGTCCCAGGAGGCAATATCATTGTGAGAGAGGATGATTGGGGAAGTATCATTGCACACACGCTCAG TACTACCGACTATCAGCTAGAATTAGCGAATCTATCAATAGCTCGAGCTGCTTTTGGAGCATCGCAACCCGCTGCAACCCCCCGTACCATCACAGATTCTGGAACGTCGTCCTTTTTCTCTGTGGCTGCTGGTTATAGGTTATTCGcatcctcatcgtcgaaGAACCAACCAGATCCAGACCAGGAAGACGTTGTTTGGAATGAACCTGAACAATATTCTGCTGTCATATCAAGGAAGGAGCATACTCGAGATCCAACATCACTACTTTCAATTAGGGATGTTCTGAGACAAACATCGATCCCGGAGCAACCTAGCGGGACGACTACCCCATCTCGATTTGCCAGCTTGTCGAATGCCACAGCGCAAATCATTACGGGCACGAAGCCAACGGCAGTCAAAGCTAAGGCGAATGTGGGGATAAGCAAGGAAGCAGTGGATGGCACTATGGATACATCAGATAGTGTTGAAACAGGCATACAGTTACTGCAGGACCTCGAAAACAGTATCCCTTCCCCGCCTCCCTCTGTCGACTCAGAGAAACCAAGTACTGGAATTGTGGAGACGCATATACGAAGGGTCAAAGACAGCTCTGTTGTTTCTGCTAATAGTGCAGAAAGTCAGGTCACAGTTGGCAAAGACGACATTCCTCCACCTTTGCCTCCGAAAGACGGACAGAAAACCCCAAACAGTGTATCTTCCCCTTCTACGCCAATTCCCGTGACCCCAGAGGCATCTGCCAAATCTGAAACAGTCCACCATTCTACTGCATCTGGATTTGCCAGCACACTAGCCCATGGAATCAACTCGGCTGTACGATATGTTCTTCATTCCGAAACATTGTCACAACCTTcaactcctccaccaccatcttCTGCGAAAAAGCATCATGCACTACTAGCTGATATCACCACTTTCGATGAACGACCCCATATCAAGTATGATTGGACCATTGGTAAACGACTAAAATTCAGCTGTACGGTCTACTACGCGAAACAATTCGATGTTTTGAGAAAGCGATGTGGTATCAGTGATGGATTTGTTCAGAGCTTGTCAAGGAGCACGAATTGGGCGGCTGAAGGCGGCAAGAGCAAGTCCAACTTTTGGCAGACTAGCGACAAGCGATTCGTGATCAAGACGCTGGTTAATGCTTGGAATGTTGCTGATTT GCAAGTTCTTGTTGATCTGGCACCTTCGTACTTCCGGTACATGGACGCAACGGCGAGCAGGGCAACTGTCCTCGCAAAGCTCATTGGGTTCTACACTGTCGAAATACGAAATCTGGAAACTGGCGCTGTTCAGTCGAAGGCCGATCTCTTGGTGATGGAAAACCTATTCTTCGATAAGAAGATAAGCAAGACGTTCGACTTGAAAGGCATCCAAGGAAGGAAGGTTAGGTCACATGGAGATACGACGAAGACACTTTTTGACGGGGAGTGGATTGAAG GTCAACAGCGCACACTGACTTTAGTCCGTCCACATTCCAAATTAGTCCTTCATGAAGCCATCAAGCACGATGCGGAGTTCTTATCCAAGAGTAATATTATGGACTACTC actccttcTGGGAATCGAcgaggaaaagaaggagattGTTTGTGGGCTTGTTGACACTATAGGCAGCTACACTTTTGCCAAAACCCTCGAATATAAGGCGAAGCAAGGTCTTCAATCGGGTAAAGAAGTTACTGTCATGCCACCGACAGAATATCAAGATCGGTTTGTTAACGCCCTTGAAGGCTATTTTGTCGCTTGTCCAG ACAAATGGTCGAAACCCCTAGACGAATCCTTGGTAATTCATGATCCTTGTCTTTTACCCAGCATTCTATAG
- a CDS encoding Alcohol oxidase 1 — translation MGHPDEVDVIVCGGGPAGCVTAGRLAYADPSLKVMLIEGSPYLPFYLELVLMERQAVQTTVMTLGFIDNSPGIFVKNMQRDGVNDKATFYVDTMQSSYLRGRQSIVPCANILGMKSHFIERDSHRVDTLFRRRKQMYTRASGSDWGQSLFNRVVSMISDAVLKMTSRLLVGLPKLENYQKPVNNDTHGYDGPIAISNGGTITALAQDFLRASDCVGLPFSDDLQDLDTAHATEIWAKYINRHTGRRSDAATAYVHSVMDVQTNLYLRTNSRVSRVIFEGTKAVGVAYVPARNRAHQGQLRETIVRARKMVVLSSGTLGTPQILERSGVGSKELLEKLGLKVVSDLPGVGEEYQDHYTTLSIYRVSNESHTLDDFLRGDKEVQKEMRPTEAELKEMGPEFNELWDRYFKDKPDKPVMFGSIVSAAYADHSLLPPGKYITMFQYLADTPSHPVISQEYPASRGKIHISSPDPYKAPFFDSGFMNNKADFAPIRWSYKKTREIARRMDAFRGELTSHHPRFHPASPAACRDIDIRTAKEMLPNGFTVGIHMGTWHKPGDVFNAEKVHEDIVYSEEDDKAIDEWIADHVETTWHSLAMKPREEGGVVDGRLNVFGTENLKCVDLSICPDNLGTNTYSSALLVGEKGASLIAEELGLTIRIPHAPVPHAPIPKGVPATQQVR, via the exons ATGGGTCATCCTGATGAAGTCGACGTGATTGTATGTGGTGGTGGTCCAGCAG GATGCGTTACGGCTGGTCGCTTGGCTTATGCAGACCCTAGTCTGAAGGTCATGCTTATTGAAGGTTCACCATATCTTCCTTTTTATCTCGAACTTGTATTAATGGAAAGACAGGCGGTGCAAACAACCGTGATGACCCTTGGGTTTATCG ACAACAGTCCTGGTATTTTCGTGAAGAACATGCAAAGGGATGGAGT CAACGACAAGGCCACATTTTACGTTGATACAATGCAATCATCTTATCTGCGCGGGCGCCAGAGCATTGTTCC ATGTGCAAACATCCTAGGTATGAAATCTCATTTCATTGAACGTGATTCTCACCGAGTTGACACCCTCTTCAGGCGGAGGAAGCAG ATGTACACGAGG GCTTCTGGGTCAGATTGGGGTCAGAGTTTATTTAACCGTGTGGTATCAATGATTTCTGACGCTGTATTGAAGATGACTTCAAGACTCCTGGTTGGACTGCCAAAG CTCGAGAACTACCAGAAGCCAGTTAACAACGACACTCACGGATACGACGGACCAATCGCGATCAGCAATGGTGGAACTATCACCGCTCTTGCCCAAGATTTTTTGAGGGCATCTGACTGTGTTGGCCTCCCTTTCAGCG ACGATCTCCAGGACCTCGACACCGCCCACGCCACTGAAATCTGGGCTAAATACATCAACCGACACACCGGAAGGCGTAGTGATGCCGCCACTG CTTATGTGCACAGCGTCATGGACGTCCAGACCAACCTGTACCTCCGCACCAACTCGCGAGTGTCTCGCGTCATCTTCGAGGGCACCAAGGCCGTTGGCGTTGCATACGTCCCAGCCAGGAATCGCGCCCACCAAGGTCAGCTCAGAGAGACCATCGTTCGTGCACGCAAGATGGTCGTCCTCAGCAGTGGCACCCTCGGAACACCCCAGATCCTCGAACGCTCCGGTGTCGGAAGCAAGGAGTTGTTGGAAAAACTCGGCTTGAAGGTCGTCAGTGACCTTCCAGGAGTCGG TGAGGAGTACCAGGATCATTACACTACCCTTTCCA TCTACCGTGTCTCCAACGAAAGCCACACTCTAGACGACTTCTTGCGCGGCGACAAGGAAGTGCAGAAGGAG ATGCGCCCGACCGAGGCCGAACTCAAGGAGATGGGTCCTGAATTCAACGAGCTCTGGGACAGGTATTTCAAGGACAAGCCAGACAAGCCAGTCAT GTTTGGTTCCATCGTGTCTGCGGCCTATGCCGATCActctctccttcctcctGGCAAATACATCACCATGTTCCAATACCTC GCTGATACCCCTTCTCACCCTGTAATATCCCAGGAATATCCTGCGAGTCGTGGAAAG ATCCACATTAGCTCTCCCGACCCATACAAGGCACCATTCTTCGACAGTGGTTTCATGAACAACAAGGCCGACTTTGCTCCAATTCGCTGGAGTTACAAGAAGACGAGGGAAATTGCCAGGCGAATGGACG CTTTCCGTGGCGAGCTCACCTCCCACCACCCACGTTTCCACCCAGCCTCTCCTGCTGCCTGCAGGGATATTGACATCAGGACGGCGAAAGAGATGCTCCCCAACGGCTTCACCGTCGGAATCCACATGG GAACCTGGCACAA GCCCGGTGATGTCTTCAACGCCGAGAAGGTCCATGAAGATATTGTTTAcagcgaggaggatgacAAGGCCATCGATGAATGGATTGCTG ACCACGTCGAGACTACCTGGCACAGTCTTG CTATGAAACCAAGAGAGGAGGGCGGTGTTGTCGATGGCCGTCTCAACGTTTTCG GAACCGAGAACTTGAAGTGTGTCGACTTGAGTATCTGCCCGGATAACTTGGGCACGAACACGTACTCATCTGCACTTCTCGTCGGTGAGAAGGGCGCTAGTTTGATCGCAGAGGAACTAG GCCTCACAATCAGAATTCCTCACGCTCCCGTGCCTCACGCCCCCATTCCCAAGGGCGTCCCTGCCACTCAGCAAGTTCGCTGA
- a CDS encoding Peptidyl-prolyl cis-trans isomerase H, whose protein sequence is MSSSTRPVVFMDINIGETPAGRLKMELFSDIVPKTAENFRQLCTGEYRVNSRPQGYKNATFHRVPNFMCQGGDFLKGDGTGSFSIYGDKFPVSHLLSVHEHFSSALKDENFQEKHTGPGPNTNGCQFFITTAKCDFLDGKHVVFGKVIDGMLTLRKIENVATGPNNRPKLVVKITECGEM, encoded by the exons ATGTCTTCATCGACGCGTCCTGTAGTCTTCATGGATATCAACATCGGAGAAACACCAGCAGGAAGGTTGAAAATGGAATTGTTCAGCGATATCGTGCCAAA GACCGCAGAGAACTTTAGGCAGCTGTGTACAGGGGAATATCG CGTCAATTCGAGGCCTCAGGGATACAAAAATGCCACTTTTCATCG TGTGCCCAACTTCATGTGTCAAG GCGGCGATTTTTTGAAGGGTGATGGAACAGGGTCATTCTCAATATACGGTGACAAGTTTCCTGTAAGCCATCTGCTCTCTGTCCATGAACACTTCTCATCTGCCCTTAAGGATGAGAACTTCCAAGAGAAGCATACAGGCCCTG GACCCAATACGAATGGATGCCAG TTTTTCATCACCACTGCCAAATGCGACTTTTTGGATGGGAAGCACGTTGTGTTCGGGAAGGTCATCGATGGGATGTTAACGTTGAGGAAGATTGAGAATGTCGCCACTGGTCCGAACAACAGGCCGAAGCTGGTTGTCAAGATAACGG AATGCGGTGAAATGTAA